A region of Subdoligranulum variabile DNA encodes the following proteins:
- a CDS encoding MaoC family dehydratase yields MNHYTLAEMVPGLTEEFTVTVTAEMMEAFQAITGDVSPIHIDAEYAKGRGYPGRVVYGMLGASFFSTLAGVYLPGEHCLLHGVECKFAKPVFIGDTLTVKGTVLRVSEIGSEAEIKAVITNQNGQRVTRGIIKAGLAK; encoded by the coding sequence ATGAACCACTACACGCTGGCCGAGATGGTCCCCGGCCTGACGGAGGAATTCACCGTCACGGTCACCGCCGAAATGATGGAGGCGTTCCAGGCCATTACCGGGGACGTCTCCCCCATCCATATAGACGCCGAATATGCCAAAGGACGCGGCTACCCCGGCCGGGTGGTCTACGGTATGCTGGGAGCCAGCTTTTTCTCTACGCTGGCCGGTGTCTATCTGCCCGGAGAGCACTGTCTGCTCCACGGCGTGGAATGCAAATTTGCCAAGCCGGTCTTTATCGGTGATACGCTGACGGTGAAAGGCACTGTGCTGCGCGTCAGTGAGATCGGCAGCGAAGCGGAAATCAAAGCCGTGATCACCAACCAGAACGGGCAGCGCGTGACCCGCGGCATCATCAAGGCAGGCCTTGCCAAATGA
- a CDS encoding SDR family NAD(P)-dependent oxidoreductase: protein MSYTYLITGATSDVGRALIARLLDGAPDALVLAQGCGDLDKLASLCQRFPGQIRPFDVDLSDRAKVDTFMQLLEAAAPAPTHFIHLPALPVVNTKFKAFDQTRFDKDLEIEVHSAIRICRGILPAMARAKFGRVLFIQTSYTIGCPPKNTAAYVMAKSAIGGLVKSLAVEYAKFGVTVNCVAPSMMETHFLKDTPDLIVQAAAADNPMGRNATPEDVVPAMAFLLSDEAGFITGVTLPVTGGSAIV, encoded by the coding sequence ATGTCGTATACTTATCTGATCACCGGCGCCACCAGCGATGTGGGCCGTGCGCTGATTGCCCGCCTGCTGGACGGCGCTCCCGATGCGCTGGTTCTGGCCCAGGGCTGCGGCGATCTGGACAAACTGGCATCCCTGTGCCAGCGTTTTCCGGGGCAGATCCGTCCCTTTGATGTGGATCTGTCCGACCGGGCCAAGGTAGACACCTTCATGCAGCTGCTGGAGGCGGCGGCTCCCGCTCCCACCCATTTCATCCACCTGCCGGCGCTGCCTGTGGTCAACACCAAATTCAAAGCCTTCGACCAGACCCGCTTTGACAAGGACCTGGAGATTGAGGTCCACAGTGCCATCCGCATCTGCCGCGGCATCCTGCCTGCCATGGCCCGTGCCAAGTTCGGCCGGGTGCTCTTTATCCAGACCAGCTATACCATCGGCTGCCCGCCCAAGAACACCGCTGCCTATGTGATGGCCAAGAGCGCCATCGGCGGGCTGGTGAAGAGTCTGGCTGTGGAATACGCCAAGTTCGGCGTCACAGTCAACTGCGTGGCCCCCAGCATGATGGAAACACACTTCCTGAAAGATACCCCGGACCTGATTGTCCAGGCGGCTGCCGCCGATAACCCCATGGGCCGCAACGCCACGCCGGAGGACGTGGTGCCCGCCATGGCGTTTCTGTTGTCGGACGAGGCAGGGTTCATTACCGGCGTAACGCTGCCGGTCACGGGAGGTTCGGCCATTGTCTGA
- a CDS encoding dihydroorotate dehydrogenase, with translation MADLHVDFLGKRLAGPVIAASGTFGFGPEYADIEDLRVLGGISGKGLTLHGQPGNEGERLYETPSGLMNSIGLQNPGVQHFIDHELPAMRRCGTTVWANLGGHTIEENVEGVEKLCAAGIDVLELNISCPNVKQGGLAFGIRAQDASEVVGAVRKVCTVPLVVKLSPQAESIPEMCKAVEAAGADGISLCNTFQACAIDLEKRRPVFNNTFAGLSGPAVRPIALRMVWQAVGAVSIPVVGLGGILTGRDALEFIMAGAAAVQVGTANFLDPQACVRITREIGQWMDAHGVKTLDEIRGCARN, from the coding sequence ATGGCAGACCTGCATGTGGATTTTCTCGGCAAGCGGCTGGCCGGCCCGGTCATCGCAGCTTCCGGTACCTTTGGCTTCGGCCCGGAATATGCCGATATTGAGGACCTGCGGGTCCTGGGCGGTATCTCCGGCAAGGGGCTGACCCTCCACGGTCAGCCCGGCAACGAGGGAGAGCGCCTGTACGAGACGCCCTCCGGTCTGATGAACTCCATCGGACTGCAGAACCCCGGCGTGCAGCATTTCATCGACCATGAACTGCCGGCCATGCGCCGGTGCGGCACCACCGTCTGGGCCAACCTGGGCGGCCACACCATCGAAGAAAATGTGGAAGGCGTGGAAAAACTCTGTGCCGCGGGTATCGATGTGCTGGAGCTCAACATCAGCTGCCCCAACGTGAAACAGGGGGGGCTTGCGTTCGGCATCCGGGCACAGGACGCCAGTGAGGTGGTCGGTGCAGTGCGGAAGGTCTGCACGGTGCCGCTGGTGGTCAAGCTCAGCCCCCAGGCGGAGAGCATTCCCGAGATGTGCAAGGCGGTGGAGGCGGCTGGTGCCGACGGCATCAGCCTGTGCAACACCTTCCAGGCCTGCGCCATCGATCTGGAAAAACGTCGTCCGGTGTTCAACAACACCTTCGCAGGACTGTCCGGCCCGGCAGTGCGCCCCATTGCCCTGCGGATGGTCTGGCAGGCGGTGGGCGCCGTCAGCATCCCGGTGGTGGGACTGGGCGGCATTCTCACGGGCCGCGACGCACTGGAATTCATTATGGCCGGTGCAGCCGCTGTACAGGTGGGCACCGCCAACTTCCTGGATCCCCAGGCCTGTGTGCGGATCACCCGGGAAATCGGCCAGTGGATGGATGCTCACGGCGTGAAAACACTGGACGAGATCCGCGGATGTGCACGCAACTGA
- a CDS encoding transglycosylase domain-containing protein, with the protein MDGVKSGNGATGQFNPVNPQDPKKKKKKKRRSIPGMILRFIGCVFCVGIMLCSVGGVLLSMYIVQVTADDGEVLDLDNQKNKQTTIIYDKNGNEYATLTQGENRIWRELSAMPEDLQHAVIAIEDKDFYNEPGINIKRTIGAALNEFTDHAIYGSQQGASTLEQQLVKNLTGDDEVDKMRKVREIFRALGLANRYSKETILEAYLNTIPLTGIVCGMEAGAQEYFGKHVEDLTLSECAVLASITKNPTAYNPFTNPENLITRRNHVLYEMYTQGYITEEEYNSACAETITLTETSSSTENATRSSQNSYFTDALYYELLNDLQEKLNMTADEAKSMIFNGGLRVYSTVDPEVQTAIENAMYDAEGNIPALWHEEAVCLRDYPADTSSWDDVTFDENTGLPLTKDGLAVYGVDDIPVYTDDEHTTLKMGTSTDDNYPNDDTEYLCVYETVRTQAAIATLDYDGNILGIGGGVGEKKYDLGTNRATIPHQTGSTMKPIGAYCLALDYKLINYSSQVLDAPFYSAEDKRVLKDQYSYMDPYSEAAQSRSDVWRAWPTNYGGAGGNGDPMLVYDALRQSYNTVAVWVGNMVGVDFLYNFVHDTLECTYIDAETDMDLGPLVLGSQSHGMTVVQLAGAYSIFYDGTFTTPHYYTEITDYQGNEVLDNTKYINTIQAIDPTTAYIMNRMMANVLKSGGTASGMAPAGDIEAVAKTGTTSDYKDYTFAGLTPYYVTTLWWGCDKPTSLYELGSAGRNGKPIQLVWKALMEELQADKEAASFPMPDGVVTKQFDTSTGAIVSGGGATGYYTEDNLPDASYTTTETDPYAALAQQAAEGAQTTDTTQSTDATQPAA; encoded by the coding sequence ATGGATGGCGTAAAATCTGGTAACGGTGCGACGGGGCAGTTCAACCCGGTCAATCCCCAGGACCCTAAAAAGAAAAAGAAGAAAAAGCGTCGGAGCATTCCCGGCATGATTCTTCGGTTCATCGGCTGTGTGTTCTGCGTGGGTATCATGCTGTGCAGCGTGGGCGGCGTGCTGCTGTCCATGTATATCGTGCAGGTCACGGCGGATGATGGAGAAGTCCTGGACCTGGATAACCAGAAAAATAAGCAGACTACCATCATCTACGACAAGAACGGCAACGAATACGCCACCCTGACCCAGGGCGAAAACCGTATCTGGCGGGAACTTTCGGCCATGCCGGAGGATCTGCAGCATGCGGTCATCGCCATTGAGGACAAGGACTTCTACAACGAGCCCGGCATCAACATCAAGCGTACCATCGGTGCAGCTCTCAATGAGTTCACCGACCACGCCATCTACGGCTCTCAGCAGGGTGCTTCCACGCTGGAACAGCAGCTGGTCAAGAACCTGACCGGCGATGACGAGGTGGACAAGATGCGTAAGGTGCGCGAGATCTTCCGCGCTCTGGGTCTTGCCAACCGTTACAGCAAGGAGACTATCCTGGAGGCCTACCTCAATACCATCCCGCTGACGGGTATTGTCTGCGGCATGGAGGCTGGTGCACAGGAGTATTTCGGCAAGCATGTGGAGGATCTGACCCTTTCGGAGTGCGCAGTGCTGGCATCCATCACCAAGAACCCCACGGCGTACAATCCCTTCACCAACCCGGAAAACCTCATCACCCGCCGCAACCACGTGCTGTATGAGATGTATACCCAGGGGTATATCACCGAGGAAGAATACAATTCCGCCTGTGCCGAAACGATCACGCTGACGGAAACCAGCAGCTCCACCGAGAATGCCACCCGTTCTTCCCAGAACTCTTACTTCACCGATGCGCTCTACTACGAACTGCTCAACGACCTGCAGGAAAAGCTGAACATGACCGCGGACGAAGCCAAGTCCATGATCTTCAACGGCGGCCTGCGCGTCTATTCCACGGTGGACCCGGAAGTCCAGACGGCCATCGAAAATGCCATGTATGACGCCGAGGGCAACATCCCGGCCCTGTGGCATGAGGAAGCGGTCTGTCTGCGGGATTATCCGGCGGATACCAGCAGCTGGGATGACGTCACGTTTGATGAGAACACCGGTCTGCCGCTGACTAAGGACGGTCTGGCGGTGTACGGTGTGGATGACATCCCGGTCTATACCGACGACGAGCATACGACCCTCAAGATGGGCACCTCCACCGACGACAACTATCCCAACGATGATACCGAGTATCTCTGCGTGTACGAGACGGTCCGCACCCAGGCGGCCATCGCCACGCTGGATTACGACGGCAACATTCTGGGCATCGGCGGCGGTGTCGGCGAGAAGAAGTACGACCTGGGCACCAACCGTGCCACCATTCCGCACCAGACCGGTTCTACCATGAAACCCATCGGTGCCTACTGCCTGGCGCTGGACTACAAGCTCATCAACTATTCTTCCCAGGTGCTGGATGCCCCCTTCTACTCGGCGGAGGACAAGCGGGTGCTGAAAGATCAGTATTCCTATATGGATCCCTACTCCGAAGCGGCCCAGTCCCGCTCCGATGTCTGGCGTGCCTGGCCCACCAACTACGGTGGTGCAGGCGGCAACGGCGATCCCATGCTGGTGTATGATGCTCTGCGTCAGTCCTACAACACCGTGGCGGTCTGGGTCGGCAACATGGTCGGCGTGGACTTCCTGTACAATTTTGTCCACGATACCCTGGAATGCACCTATATCGACGCCGAGACCGATATGGACCTCGGACCTCTGGTGCTTGGCTCTCAGAGTCACGGTATGACGGTGGTGCAGCTGGCCGGCGCTTACAGTATTTTCTACGACGGCACCTTCACCACGCCGCACTACTACACCGAGATCACCGACTATCAGGGCAACGAGGTGCTGGACAACACCAAGTATATCAACACGATCCAGGCCATTGACCCGACCACGGCCTATATCATGAACCGCATGATGGCGAACGTCCTGAAGAGCGGCGGTACAGCCAGCGGCATGGCGCCGGCTGGCGACATCGAGGCGGTGGCCAAGACCGGTACGACCAGCGACTACAAGGATTATACCTTTGCGGGTCTGACCCCGTACTACGTCACCACGCTGTGGTGGGGCTGTGACAAGCCCACGAGCCTGTATGAACTGGGCTCGGCAGGCCGCAACGGCAAACCCATCCAGCTGGTTTGGAAAGCGCTCATGGAAGAGCTGCAGGCCGACAAGGAAGCGGCCAGCTTCCCGATGCCCGATGGTGTTGTGACCAAGCAGTTTGATACCTCCACCGGCGCGATCGTTTCCGGCGGCGGCGCCACGGGCTATTACACCGAGGACAACCTCCCCGACGCGAGCTATACCACAACGGAAACAGATCCCTACGCAGCCCTTGCACAGCAGGCGGCGGAAGGTGCACAAACCACCGATACCACGCAGTCTACGGATGCTACCCAGCCGGCTGCCTGA
- the pyrE gene encoding orotate phosphoribosyltransferase has protein sequence MAREAIEVLKECEAFLEGHFLLSSGRHSGAYCQMAFLQQHPDRCAEVMAPVAEKLKELNVDVVVGPAMGGIVYAYELGRQLGKRAIFTERVDNVMTLKRFRIHPGERCIIAEDVVTTGVSSLETKRVIEEAGGVCLGIACVVDRTRAEAPSPIPIVASALKLDLPNYAPEECPICKEGKLPLVHLGSRKMKEAAKQTL, from the coding sequence ATGGCGAGAGAAGCAATCGAAGTTTTGAAGGAATGTGAAGCCTTCCTGGAAGGTCATTTTCTGCTGTCGTCCGGCCGTCATTCCGGCGCCTACTGCCAGATGGCATTCCTGCAGCAGCACCCCGACCGCTGCGCCGAGGTCATGGCGCCGGTAGCCGAGAAACTGAAGGAACTCAATGTGGACGTAGTCGTCGGTCCCGCCATGGGCGGCATCGTTTATGCGTACGAGCTGGGCCGTCAGCTGGGCAAGCGGGCCATCTTCACCGAGCGCGTGGATAACGTGATGACGCTGAAGCGCTTCCGCATCCATCCGGGCGAGCGCTGCATCATTGCCGAGGACGTGGTCACCACCGGTGTGTCCAGCCTGGAGACCAAGCGCGTCATTGAGGAAGCCGGCGGCGTCTGCCTGGGCATTGCCTGTGTGGTGGACCGCACCCGCGCCGAAGCACCGTCTCCCATCCCCATCGTGGCCAGCGCACTGAAGCTGGATCTGCCCAACTACGCCCCGGAAGAATGCCCCATCTGCAAGGAGGGCAAGCTGCCGCTGGTCCACCTGGGCAGCCGCAAGATGAAGGAAGCGGCCAAGCAGACTCTTTAA
- a CDS encoding HU family DNA-binding protein, with the protein MTRSQLITKVANDTGMTSGEVEKVMDCIFGTIGDVLKGGDKVTIAGFGRFEMRERQTKNFTNPKTKVTSKLEPTAIPGFKASGRLKEKVAQ; encoded by the coding sequence ATGACGAGATCTCAGTTGATTACCAAAGTTGCAAACGACACCGGCATGACCAGCGGCGAAGTGGAAAAGGTCATGGATTGCATTTTCGGTACCATCGGTGACGTGCTCAAGGGCGGCGACAAGGTTACGATTGCGGGGTTTGGCCGTTTTGAAATGCGGGAACGCCAGACCAAGAACTTTACCAATCCCAAGACCAAGGTGACCAGCAAGCTGGAGCCCACCGCCATCCCCGGCTTCAAAGCCAGCGGCCGCCTCAAGGAGAAGGTCGCCCAGTAA
- the carB gene encoding carbamoyl-phosphate synthase large subunit — protein MPKDPSIKKVLVIGSGPIIIGQAAEFDYSGTQACRALKSEGVETVLVNSNPATIMTDPDIADHVYIEPLTAEVVERIIEKEKPDAILPNLGGQMGLNLSMELARNGFLDRSGVRLLACKPETIDRAEDRQLFKDTMEKLHQPIIPSKVVEDLDDALDFAEVIGYPVIVRPAFTMGGTGGGICEDREKLHEIATNGLRLSPIHQILVEKCISGWKEIEYEVMRDSKGNVITVCNMENLDPVGIHTGDSIVVAPSQTLSDKEYQMLRTAALDIITELGIEGGCNCQFALKPDSFEYAVIEVNPRVSRSSALASKATGYPIAKVATKIALGYTLDEITNDVTGETCACFEPALDYVVVKYPKWPFDKFVYADKSLGTQMMATGEVMAIGNNFEHAMMKAVSSIELGMDTLTLPDFEKLSTEEVIEHLHVQDSERAFCVYEALKRGVPHETIYNITKIDWWFLDKMQHLANIELGLQQGELTREKYLEAKKYGFLDKTIKRLAKVDTLPEAPKAAFKMVDTCAAEFAAKTPYFYSTYDEDNEAAQFIAEHSDSKKKKVLVFGSGPIRIGQGIEFDYCSVHAVWTLKNHGCEAILVNNNPETVSTDFDTGDRLYFDPLNPESVDNIIATEKPDGCLVQFGGQTAIKLAKHMDDIGLPILGTPADAIDEAEDRERFDELLERCGIPRPEGRTVYTLDEALKAAQEVGYPVLMRPSYVLGGQNMIVAYNSADVIEYMGVITAHVDMSHPVLMDKYIYGTECEVDAICDGTDYLVPGIMEQIERTGVHSGDSICVYPPYNFSQKVIDTLVDYTGRFARELKVVGLVNVQYAVQDGKVYVIEVNPRSSRTVPYISKVTGVPMVDLAVRCTLGEKLKDMGYGTGLWRGGKSPYYAVKVPVYSFLKLHGVDTMLGPEMKSTGEVLGIAPTFHEAMMKGLVAAGYQFKVPGPGSCVIVTVKDSDKKEAAELAWKLHDYGYKIYGTSETARYLNSQMVPCSVVRQMSGARPNVIDLLESGLVDYIISTSPHGRDPHRDSVKFRRKATELSIPCITALDTARVLVDALRGDHDISQMELVDIARLHRDAKQD, from the coding sequence ATGCCTAAAGATCCCAGTATCAAAAAGGTGCTGGTCATCGGTTCCGGCCCCATCATCATCGGTCAGGCGGCAGAGTTTGACTATTCCGGTACCCAGGCCTGCCGCGCCCTCAAATCCGAAGGTGTGGAGACGGTCCTTGTCAACTCCAACCCTGCCACCATCATGACTGACCCGGACATCGCCGATCACGTCTATATTGAACCGCTGACGGCGGAAGTGGTGGAGCGCATCATCGAGAAGGAGAAACCCGATGCCATCCTGCCCAACCTGGGCGGCCAGATGGGTCTGAACCTTTCGATGGAACTGGCCCGCAACGGTTTCCTGGATCGCAGTGGCGTGCGTCTGCTGGCCTGCAAGCCCGAGACCATCGACCGCGCTGAGGACCGTCAGCTCTTCAAGGATACCATGGAGAAGCTGCATCAGCCTATCATCCCCTCCAAGGTTGTGGAAGATCTGGATGATGCGCTGGATTTTGCGGAAGTCATCGGCTATCCGGTCATCGTCCGCCCGGCCTTCACCATGGGCGGCACCGGCGGCGGCATCTGCGAGGACCGGGAGAAGCTTCATGAGATTGCTACCAACGGTCTGCGCCTGTCTCCCATCCACCAGATCCTGGTGGAGAAGTGCATCTCCGGCTGGAAAGAGATCGAGTACGAGGTCATGCGCGACTCCAAGGGCAACGTGATCACCGTCTGCAACATGGAGAACCTGGACCCCGTAGGCATCCACACCGGTGACTCCATCGTGGTGGCCCCCAGCCAGACCCTGTCCGACAAGGAATACCAGATGCTGCGTACCGCGGCGCTGGACATCATCACCGAGCTGGGCATCGAGGGCGGCTGCAACTGCCAGTTTGCCCTCAAGCCGGACAGCTTCGAGTACGCGGTCATCGAGGTCAATCCCCGCGTGTCCCGTTCTTCGGCGCTGGCTTCCAAGGCTACGGGCTATCCCATCGCCAAGGTGGCCACCAAGATCGCTCTGGGTTACACCCTGGACGAGATCACCAACGACGTGACCGGCGAGACCTGCGCCTGCTTCGAACCGGCTCTGGACTATGTCGTCGTCAAATATCCGAAGTGGCCTTTCGACAAGTTCGTCTACGCCGACAAGTCCCTCGGTACCCAGATGATGGCCACCGGTGAGGTCATGGCCATCGGCAATAACTTCGAGCACGCCATGATGAAGGCGGTTTCCTCCATCGAGCTGGGTATGGACACCCTGACCCTGCCTGATTTTGAGAAGCTCTCCACCGAGGAAGTCATCGAGCATCTCCATGTGCAGGACTCCGAGCGTGCCTTCTGCGTGTACGAGGCCCTCAAGCGCGGCGTGCCCCATGAGACGATTTACAACATCACCAAGATCGACTGGTGGTTCCTGGATAAGATGCAGCACCTGGCCAACATTGAGCTGGGCCTGCAACAGGGCGAGCTGACCCGGGAAAAGTACCTGGAGGCCAAGAAGTACGGCTTCCTGGACAAGACCATTAAGCGTCTGGCCAAGGTGGATACGCTGCCCGAAGCGCCGAAAGCGGCCTTCAAGATGGTGGATACCTGTGCGGCAGAGTTTGCCGCCAAGACGCCCTACTTCTACTCCACCTACGATGAAGACAACGAGGCGGCGCAGTTCATCGCCGAGCACAGCGATTCCAAGAAGAAAAAGGTATTGGTTTTCGGTTCCGGCCCCATCCGCATCGGTCAGGGCATCGAGTTCGACTATTGCTCGGTGCACGCCGTCTGGACGCTGAAAAACCATGGCTGTGAGGCCATCCTGGTCAACAACAACCCCGAGACGGTTTCTACCGACTTCGATACTGGCGACCGCCTCTACTTTGACCCGCTGAACCCCGAGAGTGTGGACAATATCATCGCCACCGAGAAGCCGGACGGCTGCCTGGTACAGTTCGGCGGTCAGACTGCCATCAAGCTGGCCAAGCACATGGATGACATCGGGCTGCCCATCCTGGGCACTCCGGCCGACGCCATCGATGAGGCCGAGGACCGCGAACGCTTCGATGAGCTGTTGGAGCGCTGCGGCATTCCCCGTCCCGAGGGTCGTACCGTCTACACCCTGGACGAAGCCCTCAAGGCGGCCCAGGAGGTGGGCTACCCGGTCCTGATGCGTCCTTCCTACGTGCTGGGCGGTCAGAATATGATCGTGGCCTACAACTCTGCCGACGTCATCGAGTATATGGGCGTCATCACGGCCCATGTGGATATGAGCCACCCGGTGCTGATGGATAAATATATCTATGGCACCGAGTGTGAGGTGGATGCCATCTGTGACGGTACCGATTACCTGGTACCCGGCATCATGGAGCAGATCGAACGTACCGGCGTGCATTCCGGCGACTCCATCTGTGTCTATCCGCCCTACAACTTCAGCCAGAAGGTCATCGACACTCTGGTAGATTACACCGGCCGCTTTGCCCGCGAACTGAAGGTCGTGGGTCTGGTGAACGTCCAGTATGCGGTCCAGGACGGCAAGGTGTATGTCATCGAGGTCAACCCCCGTTCCAGCCGTACCGTGCCGTATATCAGCAAGGTCACCGGCGTACCGATGGTGGACCTGGCCGTGCGCTGCACCCTGGGCGAAAAGCTCAAGGATATGGGCTATGGCACCGGCCTGTGGCGCGGCGGCAAGAGCCCCTACTATGCCGTCAAAGTGCCGGTATACAGCTTCCTGAAGCTGCACGGCGTGGACACCATGCTCGGCCCCGAAATGAAGTCCACCGGCGAGGTGCTGGGCATTGCCCCCACCTTCCACGAGGCGATGATGAAGGGCCTTGTGGCGGCTGGTTACCAGTTCAAGGTGCCGGGGCCCGGTTCCTGCGTCATTGTCACGGTCAAGGACAGCGACAAGAAGGAAGCCGCCGAGCTGGCCTGGAAGCTGCATGACTACGGCTACAAGATTTACGGTACGTCTGAGACGGCCCGGTATCTCAACAGCCAGATGGTGCCCTGCAGCGTGGTGCGTCAGATGAGCGGTGCCCGTCCCAATGTCATCGACCTGCTGGAAAGCGGCCTGGTGGATTACATCATTTCCACAAGCCCGCACGGCCGTGACCCGCACCGCGACTCGGTCAAGTTCCGCCGCAAGGCCACGGAGCTGTCCATCCCGTGCATTACGGCGCTGGACACCGCCCGTGTGCTGGTGGATGCGCTGCGCGGCGATCACGATATCAGCCAGATGGAACTGGTGGATATCGCCCGGCTGCATCGCGACGCCAAACAGGATTGA
- a CDS encoding acyl carrier protein, producing the protein MTEQDILTAVQDIFRDNFDDDTLVITRETCADDIEDWDSLEQINLLTAIEKKFNIKFKLSDVRGLKDVGDLLDLVARMV; encoded by the coding sequence ATGACCGAACAGGATATTTTGACTGCGGTGCAGGATATTTTCCGTGACAACTTCGACGACGACACGCTGGTCATCACCCGTGAGACCTGTGCCGACGACATCGAGGACTGGGACAGCCTGGAACAGATCAACCTACTGACCGCCATTGAGAAGAAATTCAACATCAAATTCAAGCTCTCGGACGTTCGCGGCCTGAAGGATGTGGGCGACCTGCTGGATCTTGTGGCCCGCATGGTCTGA
- a CDS encoding ACT domain-containing protein, protein MPDRRFLLVDADVLPEVFLKVLQAKELLASGAVTNISTAARQAGISRSAFYKYKDTVFDAEAGRESITVVATLLDKTGALQALLSGISAAGASIVTITQSRPENGAAQVEVTVRTGTMQMPVEEMLTRLSHQPCVVEIHRGA, encoded by the coding sequence ATGCCGGATCGCCGATTCCTGCTGGTAGATGCGGATGTCCTGCCGGAAGTGTTTCTGAAAGTACTGCAGGCCAAAGAACTGCTGGCTTCCGGCGCGGTGACCAACATTTCCACTGCAGCCCGTCAGGCAGGCATTTCCCGCAGCGCATTCTATAAATATAAGGACACGGTGTTTGATGCCGAAGCCGGCAGGGAATCCATCACGGTGGTGGCGACCCTGCTGGATAAGACCGGTGCCTTGCAGGCTTTGCTTTCGGGTATTTCCGCAGCTGGTGCCTCCATTGTGACAATCACTCAGTCCCGGCCGGAAAACGGCGCGGCCCAGGTGGAGGTCACGGTACGTACCGGCACGATGCAGATGCCGGTGGAGGAGATGCTCACACGCCTGTCGCATCAGCCCTGCGTGGTGGAAATCCACCGCGGTGCCTGA
- the carA gene encoding glutamine-hydrolyzing carbamoyl-phosphate synthase small subunit, translating to MQAYLILANGRVFRGQSIGCPGTTIGEVVFATGMVGFEETLTDPSYYGQIITQTYPLIGNYGMNHEDVESTKIWARGYIVREACKTPSNFRSEETLDSFLKQYGIIGIEGIDTRSLTRTLRESGVMNGAITTEFDPEAQPEKVAELMPQIQAYAVTDAVKTVTCRQATTYEPTVQGAWGETPLHVALLDLGCKNNIVRCLQKRGCRVTVLPGTTTAAELKALNPDGLMLSNGPGDPAENVEIIKNIGEMLDSGIPAFGICLGHQLTALAAGAKTCKLKYGHRGANQPVSHYSGKRTYITSQNHGYAVEGETLPAEVGRVSYRNANDGTCEGVDYFRWNCFTVQFHPEANGGPKDTEFLFDEFVSRMLAAKGVINNA from the coding sequence ATGCAGGCATATCTGATCCTGGCAAACGGCCGGGTGTTCCGCGGGCAGAGCATTGGCTGCCCCGGCACGACCATCGGCGAAGTGGTGTTTGCCACCGGCATGGTCGGCTTTGAGGAAACGCTGACCGACCCCAGCTACTACGGGCAGATCATCACCCAGACCTACCCGCTCATCGGCAACTATGGCATGAACCATGAGGATGTGGAGAGCACCAAGATCTGGGCCCGCGGCTACATCGTCCGCGAGGCGTGCAAGACGCCCTCCAACTTCCGCAGTGAGGAGACGCTGGATTCTTTCCTGAAACAATACGGCATCATCGGCATCGAGGGCATCGATACCCGCAGCCTGACCCGCACTCTGCGGGAGAGCGGCGTCATGAACGGTGCCATCACCACCGAGTTTGATCCCGAAGCGCAGCCGGAGAAGGTGGCGGAACTGATGCCGCAGATCCAGGCCTACGCCGTGACCGATGCGGTCAAGACGGTTACCTGCCGGCAGGCCACCACCTATGAGCCTACTGTGCAGGGGGCCTGGGGCGAGACGCCGCTGCATGTGGCGCTGCTGGACCTGGGCTGCAAGAACAACATCGTGCGCTGCCTGCAGAAGCGCGGCTGCCGTGTGACGGTGCTGCCCGGCACCACCACCGCTGCGGAACTGAAGGCACTGAACCCGGACGGACTGATGCTCTCCAACGGGCCCGGCGACCCGGCGGAAAATGTGGAGATCATCAAGAACATCGGGGAAATGCTGGATTCCGGCATCCCGGCCTTCGGCATCTGCCTGGGCCATCAGCTGACCGCCCTGGCGGCCGGCGCCAAGACCTGCAAGCTGAAGTACGGTCACCGCGGGGCCAACCAGCCCGTCAGCCACTACAGCGGCAAGCGCACCTATATCACCAGCCAGAACCACGGCTACGCGGTGGAAGGGGAGACCCTGCCTGCCGAGGTGGGCCGTGTGAGCTATCGCAACGCCAACGACGGCACCTGTGAGGGCGTGGACTACTTCCGCTGGAACTGCTTTACCGTGCAGTTCCACCCGGAAGCCAACGGCGGCCCCAAGGATACCGAATTCCTGTTTGACGAGTTTGTCAGCCGTATGCTGGCAGCGAAAGGAGTAATCAACAATGCCTAA